TGGGGAGAATATCATCAGGCTGGAATCCGAAACAAGCATCCACAGCTTTGGCTGCAGCCAGGTGGTGCTGTACATCACAGATACCACATATTCTAGGCACTAATCTTGGTACTTCCTCTATATTTCTTCCCTGCAGGAATTTTTCAAATCCACGGAATTCCATAACGTGGAGTTTGGTGTCCTGGACGTTTCCTGCATCATCCAGATCCACTGTGATTTTAGCGTGACCTTCAATCCTGGTCACAGGTTCCATTTTGAGTGTAACCATTTATTTACCCTCCTTTCTCATTTTAAGGGGCACAAGAGCCGCTGGGAGTGTGTAGGTATAGAAAGTTCCAACAATATCGTCCAGTTCATTGGCTACTTCTTCAGGGTCCACAGTTTTATCGCGTTCCACACCGAAGTCAGAACCGATGGCACTGATCATTTTCGCACCCTGGTCTACTACGTTGAAGGTAGGTCCGTAGCATCCCTGGCATTTAATACCAATACTGGGGCATTCAGCACCGCAGATGGAAGTAGTTGCTGGTCCCATACAGACTAGTCCCTGAGGCACCAGGCACATTTCTGGGTCTGGTTCTCCCAGCTCGAACTGTCGGATGATTTTGTCCATAGCCATTCCTTCTGGTGGTTTTTCTCTTGGACAAACTTCGCAAAGGTTAGTTTTTGGTATTTCTGGTAGTTCTTCTCCTTTTAAGAGAGCCATAACGATTTGAGCCACCAGATCAGACCGTGGTGGACATCCAGGTAAAAGTAAATCAACATCAATTACATCAGTTAATGGTCTTACCCTACTTTCCAGATGGGGTACTCCTTCGCTGGGTATGATCCCTGCATCATTGTGTGTACTTTCGGAGTTTATGTAAGCTTCTTGAGTCAAGTCATCAACTGTGTGTAGGTTTCCCAGTCCAAAGACTCCTCCGTAAGCAGCACAAGTACCATAACCAATGACAACTTTGGCTTTTTCCCTTACTTTGAGTGCCAGTTCCCTGTTTTCTTCATTCCTTATTCCACCAGTTACTATGGCAACGTCCACATCGGTCCATTCATCATATTTGACATCCATGAGAACGGGCATGAATTCGAAATCTGCTAATCCCAGAACATCTACTATGGCTTCATGTATATCAGCAATAGATAATTCACATCCAGAACATACACTGAGCCAAACGTTTCCTAGTTTAACTTTGTCTGCCATGTTAGGCCTCCATTTCTGCTTCTTCTGGAGCATCTATCTGTGCCTTTAGAGGGGATGGGCCCAGAGCAGTAATGCGCTCAACCATCATCTTAACGGTCTTTGCGAATTTTTCCCCTTCTGATGCAGATATCCAGTCATGGTGAATCCTTTCTCTTCCGATTCCCAAGTCATCTGCTAATTTGTAAATCAATCTCATTCTTCTGTCGAGTTTGTAGTTTCCTGCGTC
This is a stretch of genomic DNA from Methanobacteriaceae archaeon. It encodes these proteins:
- a CDS encoding F420-nonreducing hydrogenase — its product is MADKVKLGNVWLSVCSGCELSIADIHEAIVDVLGLADFEFMPVLMDVKYDEWTDVDVAIVTGGIRNEENRELALKVREKAKVVIGYGTCAAYGGVFGLGNLHTVDDLTQEAYINSESTHNDAGIIPSEGVPHLESRVRPLTDVIDVDLLLPGCPPRSDLVAQIVMALLKGEELPEIPKTNLCEVCPREKPPEGMAMDKIIRQFELGEPDPEMCLVPQGLVCMGPATTSICGAECPSIGIKCQGCYGPTFNVVDQGAKMISAIGSDFGVERDKTVDPEEVANELDDIVGTFYTYTLPAALVPLKMRKEGK
- a CDS encoding hydrogenase iron-sulfur subunit, with translation MAEDDVKIVMFCCNWCSYGGADTAGTARMQYPPNVRVIRVMCSGRIEPQFVFKAFREGADGVIVAGCHHGDCHYDAGNYKLDRRMRLIYKLADDLGIGRERIHHDWISASEGEKFAKTVKMMVERITALGPSPLKAQIDAPEEAEMEA